The Victivallis sp. Marseille-Q1083 DNA window TCAGTTGCTGCCAGTACGGCCGGTCCTGCAGCAGATCGAACGCCTCGTGGAGTGCGACTCCATTGCTGCCGGCCAGTGCGGCGGCTTGCAACTGGCGTCGGAGCGAGTCGAGCCCATATAGTTCATTGCTACCGTAATTGCGCAACTGCAGCCAGTAGTAGAACTTCTGATCCGGATACAATAACTTTTTGAGCACTCCGGCCTGCTGAAAGATTTCGGCGGGAGTCTGCTGCCAGATGCCGACGACCAAGTGATCGACCCAGTGATTCCGCGTCCACAAATCCCAATTCAATATCGCGTAAGCGCCGAACATTCCTTCCCGGTAACGATGGTTGGCGCTGGTGATGTCGACGACCAGCTCCTGTCCGGCCGCATGGATCAAGGCCGAGGCGTGTTCAATCAAAGTATCGTAGGCTTCCGCCTTGATTTCCTGCCAGCGGCGGCCGTCAAGGTAGAGCACTCGACCTTCGGCGGCCGGGTGGGCCAGAATATCGACGCCGTAGCGTTCGCGATATTTGGCGACGAATTCCGGATTGTAGCCGTAACGTTCTCCGGTGTCCAGTGCTTCCCGTGTCGCACCGTGAAAACGGAAACAGTAAAAAATGCCGTCGGCGTGATATTCCAGCAGTTCCTTCAATTGGTTGAGGCGGTATTCCAGCGCCAACGGGTTGCTGTAGCAGAAAGTACCCCATTGTGGTTTGCCGTCACGGTCGAGCAGGGCGCATTCCGGGTGATCGAGGACGAATTGCGACCACCACGGGCCGCCTTCGTAATTGGCGTCGTCTTCCACCGTCACCCAGATCAGGATTTTGATGCCGCTTCGGCGGGCTTCGCGAACCGCGACGGCCAGAGGGTCGATTTGCCGCATGATGTCCACCGCCCGTTTCAGCGGCGCGTCCAGTTTTTCTTCCGGATAATTGCCCGGCGGCATCGTACTGGCTCCCTGGCTGCGGTACAGCACTTGTCCCAGCAACGAAATCCGCCACAGCACCCCGGTGACTTTTCGCGCTTTCAATTCGGTGAACAAAGCGGCGATTTCCGCTTCGCCGCCGTCGGTCCAGCCAATTTCCGGCGCATAGTACAGAAGATCGTAATAATCGACATTCACCCAACACTCCTGCTCCGGCCGGTCCGGATCCTCCGGCAGCGCCTCCAGATCGATCGGCTGCGCCGTCGCCGTTTCGATGGTCAATTGCCCTGTTATCGGTATGACGGCGACTTCCAGATCTGTTGCCGCGGCATCTGGAAAATAGTCCTGCGTCAAGACCGTTCGGCCCGCTGGTACCGCCAGCAATGCCGATTGCTGCTGCTGATACAACCGGCCGTCACGGTCCCGGCTGCCGATCAGCAAATAACACTTCGCACCGTCGTTTCCGGCCGTGACTGCCGTTTCGACGCGGTATGGCCGGTCGCCGGTGATCGCGAGCTGGTTGACCGAATGGTCCGCGCCGGCTAGCCTGAATATTGCGTAAATTTTCAAAAACAAAGAGGCAGATTCTCGACTAACGTATTATATTGTAATATCTTACATCACAATATAACGCCGAGGTCTGCCAATGACAAAATGTAATGTTTCGATTCCGGTCTTTCAAGGTCCGAAAAGCAGAAAAATTGAATTCAATTTCGCCGGTGGAGATATCAGCAGTGACGGCGGGTTGCTTTTTGTGAAAGAATTCGACCGCAAACTCGGTTTGACCCGGCGCGCCGGTAACCTGCTGGATTCTTTTGATCTTCGACAGCCCGGAAAAGTTGAGCATTCCTATCTGAGCATGCTTCGTCAACGAGTTTTTGGTTTGGTTGCCGGCCATGAAGATCTCAATGACCATCATGAATTGCGAACTGATCCGCTGATTCAAACTGTTGTCGGTCGTGATCGTCAACTCGCCACTCCAAGCACTTTATGTCGATTCGAAAATGGAATCGATCGTCGTGCTTGCGTAGATTTGAGCCGATTGTTTGTCGAATTCTTTATCGAAAGTTTTTCCACGCCGCCTCGAGAATTGATTCTTGATTTCGATGCTACCGATGACCTCACTTACGGGATGCAGGAAAATCGCTTTTTTCATGGCTATTATGACCACTATTGCTTTTTGCCGTTGTATGTTTTCTGCGGGGATCAATTGCTTGTGGCTTATTTGCGTCCATCAAAAATTGATGCGGCCAAGCATGCCTGGGCGATTCTCTCGCTACTGGTAAAGCGCTTTCGGCAGAAATGGCCGAAGGTTAAGATTATTTTCCGGGGAGACAGTGGCTTTTGTCGGCAGAAAATGCTGAANCGTCCATCAAAAATTGATGCGGCCAAGCATGCCTGGGCGATTCTCTCGCTACTGGTAAAGCGCTTTCGGCAGAAATGGCCGAAGGTTAAGATTATTTTCCGGGGAGACAGTGGCTTTTGTCGGCAGAAAATGCTGAATTGGTGTGATAAAAATGAGGTCAAATATATTGTCGGATTGGCGAAAAATCCACGTTTGCTGGAATTATCAAAAGATCTTCAAATCAAAGCGGAAGCACTTTACAACGAAACACATGAAAAAGCAAAACTGTTTACTCAGTTCGAATATGCGGCAGGAACTTGGAAATACCCGCGTCGGGTGATTGCCAAAGCGGAATTCAACTCCCCCGGACCGAATAATCGTTTTATCGTCACCAATCTTGATGATGATGATGGACAATATCTTTATGAAAAAGTCTATTGCGCCCGAGGTGAGATGGAAAACAGGATCAAGGAACAGCAGCTGGATCTTTTCGCTGATCGGACGAGCTGCCATGACTTTGCGGCAAATCAATTCCGGCTTCTGCTTTCAAGTTTGGCTTATATTCTCATGGAACGGTTTCGGGCATTGTTGTTGACAGGAACTCAATTTGCCGAGGCTACCTGCGGCAGCATTCGCTTATACCTGGTGAAAATCGGTGCCATTATTCGGCGGAATACCAGAAAAATTTATGTTGCTCTTTCAAGTGCTTGTCCAAATCAGGAACTCCTCCGCTTGATCGCTGCGAAAATCATCGCTTGGGAATAAAACCTTGGAGAGCTGTCCCCGGCTCGCCGAACAACAACGGGGGAAAGGGGGAATATGCTCAATTTGCAAAAAAACGACAATATCCGACTCTGAAAATAAAAACTTCCGAATCTTCTGAACATTTCTCGACGATTCGAAAGTTTCATGCAACATTCAGGCTAACAGATTGTTGACTTTGTTTTTCAATACGGTACGCAACTGAACCAGTTTTTCCCTGGTCTGCGTCAGACTTGAAATTTTCGCCTGCAAATCGTCTTTCACTCTTACCTCCGGAAGCATATCCTTTTCCAGGAACTCCGCCAACACTTTTGCGTCATGTTTGTCCGTCTTTTTGGTGGACATGCTGATGACTTTGAACTGTGATGGATTCACCACCACCAGTCGCCCGACATGAGCTTTCAGCGAGCTGCAAAACATGAACGTATTTCCGGTCGCCTCCACCGCCATCGCCGTGTTCGGACCGAGCATTGCGGCAAAGCCCTTCAGTTCGGTAATCTCACACTTGCCGATTTTCCGTTCTTCCCCATTTACCCGGATGCAATAAGTAAAATTGTTCCGGTGCAAATCCACTCCAACAAAACTTGTCATCATTCTCTGCCTCCATTCGTTTTTCACGAATCGAAGCGGAACTGCTGTCACGGCCTCACCATCCTCCCATACAGAGTAGTCGATTAATCAGTCGCTCTCTACGGTGGCGCTCTGGTTTACAGATCTGACTAATCTCCTTTCCGGGGTCGTCATCGTTTCTGATGCGCCTCATTGAAACATTCAGTCTGCAACCTGTCCGCTTCCAAACGTGTAAGTTAATCGCCATAAATTACACGCAGAAAGCTGATTCCGCGAACGTCAGTTATTTATCATACCATCTCCTTTTGTGATGTTTTAACTGTCTGCATGACTCTGTCCGTCAGAGCCGATGTCTTATTTTACAGTATCACATCTTTGAGAATCAGCCTCTTTCATTTCATAACCGCTACCTCATTCCTTTTTACCATAGCAACTGTTTGAGCATGCAGCGTCCAAGCGTTTTTACACTGGCTGCGGGCTATGAAGAACTCAATGCCCATCATGAATTGCGAAACGATCCATTGGTTCAGGCCGTTATCGGCCGAGACCGACAGCTCGCCACTCCGAACACTTTGTGTCGATTTGAAAACGGAATTGAACGTCAGGCCTGCATCGAACTGAGCCGATTGTTTGTCGAATTCTTCTTCAAGCAGAAACAATTTATAATCAAACCCATGAAAAAGTGAAGCTGTTCACGGAATTTCGATATGCGGCAGGAACCTGGAAATATCCCCGCCGGATGATTGCCAAGGCGGAATTCAACAGGCTCGGCCCCAATAATCGATTCATCGTCACCAATCTTGACGATGATGGACAATATCTTTATGAAAAAGTCTATTGTGCCCGTGGAGAGATGGCAAACCGGATCTAGGAGCAACAACTTGACCTTTTGGCCGATCGGACAAGTTGTCATGATTTTGTGACAAACCAGTTCCGGCTTCTGCTCTCAAGTCTGGCTTATATTCTCATGGAACGGTTTCGGGCATTGTTGTTGACTGGAACTGAATTTGCCGAGGCTACCTGCGGGCAGCATTCGGTTATAAATCGTGCCATTATTCGACAGAATACCAGAAAAATTTATGTTGCTCTTCAAGTGCTTGGCCAAATCAGGAACTCTTGCGCTTGATCGCTGTGAAAATCATCGCTTGGAAATAACCGCTTGGGGAGCTGCTCAAATTACGGAAAAAACGACAACATGCGACTTGGAAATAAAAACTATCGAATTACTACGACATTTCTCGACGCTTCGAACGTTTCATGCAATATTCAGGTTAAAAACACCGCTTCGTTTCTTGCGGCAGTGCAAGTCAGGGGGGATTGTGGCCTGAGCCTTTTATCTATTGACGGCACGCTCCGGAGCAGGCGTGTGATTTTGTATATAAACCACACGCCTTCCATATGTTAATTTCCATATAATCAATAAGAACAACAATAATAATAACAGTATTATTATTGTTTTTTCTATCACTCTTTTCTTTTTATATTCGAATATAAAAACAAAATATCCCAAAAAAACAGAGGCAAAAAAGCAAATAAGCACCATACTAATAATACTCATATTACAATTTGGCGTATTTTGAATTTTTATACCTACAATTAAATATCCCCAATAAAATATTAAAAACTGTAGTATAATAAAGGCTGCCTTGTTCAAATAAAATGAATATTTCATTATTTTATTATCCCTCACTTGCAGATGATGGGCTAACCTCAATACTGCATAAATTATTCCAGGACAAAGAGGCAGCACCTCAATGAAGGTATTATATTGTAAAAGGTTAAATTACATTATAAGCCCGAGGTTTGCCTATGACAAACTGTAAGGTTCCAAGCTGTAACTTTCAAGGACCGAAAAGCAGAAAGGTAGAATTCAATTTCGATGGCGGCGACATCAGCAGCGATGGTGGCCTGTTTTTTTAGAAAGGAATTAGATCGTAAGCTCGGTTTGGCCCATCGCTCCGGTAAATTGTCGGATTGAAATACTCCCCGAAAGCTGTGTCCAACTTTCGGGGTGTGCACCTTTGCTGGTACTTCTTTGGAATAAACTTATTTTCAGGCGCCTTTCTTTGTCAAGGAAGACATTGATTCATACTATCCTGTTTTCTTCATATTTGCCAATTTATCGTATAAATATGAAGAAAAACAGTCAGCCAAATCCTCCGTCCCTGAAGCCAATATTGGTTTCGGGGGGACTGAAAAATAATGTTTTTTTACGGAGAATTGTAAAATTGTGCTATTTTGAAGATACCTTAATGCGTTGATGGTAAATGCGGTTGCAAAAACAGAAGCGGCCGGGAAAATGTGGCAGAAATGTGGCATTTTTTTTCAAAACTCAGGAAAAAGCAGATAAATTCAGGTTGTTTCAGCCAAAAGCGGGAAAAGAAAAAACCAGCAGTAACTTGTTGATTACTACTGGTTCTCTGAGATCAAAAATGGTGGAGCATAGGAGACTCGAACTCCTGACCCCCACACTGCCAGTGTGGTGCTCTAGCCAACTGAGCTAATACCCCGTGTCAATGATAGATAAAATACCAGCAAATCACTGAAAAGCAAATCGGGATTGCTATAAATCCGAAAAAAAGTCGTGGTCAGCGCCGGGCGAGAGTGAGGACCCGGATTTCCGCCGCTCCGGCACTTTGCAGCAACTTGACGGCCGCAGTCAATGTCGCGCCGGTGGTGAAGACATCGTCGATGACCAGCAGCCGGCGCCCGGCGAGGTCGGGACGGCGGCGCAACCGGAAGGCGCCTTTCAGATTGGACAACCGCTGTTCCCTGGTCAAACCGGCCTGCCGCAGAACCGGCCTGACCCGGCGCAGGACCGGCAGCACCGGCAAATGCCAATGCCGTCCCAGTTCCCGCGCCAGCAATTCCGCCTGGTTATAAGAACGCTTCCAGTAGCGCAGGTAATGTAACGGTATCGGAACCAGACCGTCTGCCGCCTGGGCGGCTTCCGGGTGATATTCGGCCAGCAATTCGGCGAAGGGATGCGCCAGTTCCGGCACATTGCTGTATTTGAATCGCAACAACAGATCGCGGGCGTAGCCGCGAAATTCCAGACCGGCATAGGCTTCCCGCCACGGCCGCGGTCCGATATTGACACATTTGCTGCAGCATTGCAGAATGCCGTCCAGCCGCCCGCCGCATCCCGGACAATGCGGTTCCGCAATCGGCGGCAGCAACTTCCGGCAATCGGCGCAAAAGGAATTGCGCCCTCGGCCGGCGGCGCTGCCGCAGCCCGGGCAGGGAAATACCGCCAGCGGCATGACTGCCGTCCGCCAGAAGAAAGCCGGCAATTGCTGTAGTAATTTCACCATTGTCATTACAGCCGGGCAAAAAAAAGAGCCGCAACGGCGGCTCCTCTCCCGAAATAAAGAAATTATTTCTTTTTCGCAGCAACCATCGCGGCCCGCGTGGCGGCTTTGACCCGCGCCAGATAGGCTTTGCGGCGACGACGCTTGATGACTTTGTTGAGTTGTTGACCCATAATAAAATGCTCCTTATCCAGGGATTTTCGTTTCAGACATACAGAGTGTAAATGTAACTGCATTGCGCCTTTTTTCAAATCGGAGTTGCAAATTAATGCGGTTTTTCCGCGGCGATTGGGGTTGACAGCACTGCCGCGATGAAATCGGTGAGCCGCTGGTCGGCATCGTCGTCATCCGGCGTGAAAAGCTGATAGGTCTGCCAGTT harbors:
- a CDS encoding transposase, which encodes MQRPSVFTLAAGYEELNAHHELRNDPLVQAVIGRDRQLATPNTLCRFENGIERQACIELSRLFVEFFFKQKQFIIKPMKK
- a CDS encoding IS1380 family transposase, translating into MTKCNVSIPVFQGPKSRKIEFNFAGGDISSDGGLLFVKEFDRKLGLTRRAGNLLDSFDLRQPGKVEHSYLSMLRQRVFGLVAGHEDLNDHHELRTDPLIQTVVGRDRQLATPSTLCRFENGIDRRACVDLSRLFVEFFIESFSTPPRELILDFDATDDLTYGMQENRFFHGYYDHYCFLPLYVFCGDQLLVAYLRPSKIDAAKHAWAILSLLVKRFRQKWPKVKIIFRGDSGFCRQKMLXRPSKIDAAKHAWAILSLLVKRFRQKWPKVKIIFRGDSGFCRQKMLNWCDKNEVKYIVGLAKNPRLLELSKDLQIKAEALYNETHEKAKLFTQFEYAAGTWKYPRRVIAKAEFNSPGPNNRFIVTNLDDDDGQYLYEKVYCARGEMENRIKEQQLDLFADRTSCHDFAANQFRLLLSSLAYILMERFRALLLTGTQFAEATCGSIRLYLVKIGAIIRRNTRKIYVALSSACPNQELLRLIAAKIIAWE
- a CDS encoding transposase translates to MMTSFVGVDLHRNNFTYCIRVNGEERKIGKCEITELKGFAAMLGPNTAMAVEATGNTFMFCSSLKAHVGRLVVVNPSQFKVISMSTKKTDKHDAKVLAEFLEKDMLPEVRVKDDLQAKISSLTQTREKLVQLRTVLKNKVNNLLA
- a CDS encoding ComF family protein, which produces MVKLLQQLPAFFWRTAVMPLAVFPCPGCGSAAGRGRNSFCADCRKLLPPIAEPHCPGCGGRLDGILQCCSKCVNIGPRPWREAYAGLEFRGYARDLLLRFKYSNVPELAHPFAELLAEYHPEAAQAADGLVPIPLHYLRYWKRSYNQAELLARELGRHWHLPVLPVLRRVRPVLRQAGLTREQRLSNLKGAFRLRRRPDLAGRRLLVIDDVFTTGATLTAAVKLLQSAGAAEIRVLTLARR